The Halococcus saccharolyticus DSM 5350 genome window below encodes:
- a CDS encoding dipeptide ABC transporter ATP-binding protein, with protein sequence MSLLEVEDLTVTYGTDDGRVHAVNGISFAIEEGINYGLAGESGSGKSTAAEAVLGLLPGNGRIDAGTVRFKGEDLLELSTDERQDVLWEEIAYIPQSAMDALDPSMSCGAQIRQAIDKHRNVSTTNARDRVRELFEMVGLDPDRAADYPHEFSGGMRQRVTIAMALALEPDLIVADEPTTGLDVIVQDKIVDTILDIQERIDSSLLLITHEIGVIAETCEELSLLYGGKVMEQGSVDNVLLNPTNPYTMGLKNSFPEVDELGDDPVAIPGSPPDLGQPPEGCAFVDRCPFATEECERTHPPLVDLPNRNHRSACHHVDRAARMRNAADDPETWGIEPADDEHEQGDTAEILRVDGLEKWYGTSQPLLDQLRGEDPPQVKAVDGVSFSVQRSEILGVAGESGCGKSTLGETISLLEDPTGGEIVFDGQTAAEYKNGGMKEFRRKLQVVFQDPFDSLNPRQTVGQLVTEPLTIHGLAEGRREEAASETLERVGLTPADAFLDQYPHELSGGQRQRVAIARALVVDPDFLVCDEPASMLDVSLKVNLLTLLRDLADEDDIGIIYISHDLASLAQVTDRLAIMYLGRVVELGATDEVVANPNHPYSAALLAASPEKDPSADRDRVLLDGEPPDPVDLPTGCVFAPRCPKVSEECWEGEPALDEAGGEGHTAACYFPVEDALDADFEASDAPSEESFSD encoded by the coding sequence ATGAGTCTGCTCGAAGTCGAAGATTTGACGGTCACGTACGGTACCGACGACGGTCGCGTTCACGCCGTCAACGGCATCTCCTTCGCGATCGAGGAGGGGATCAACTACGGCCTCGCCGGCGAGAGCGGGTCCGGGAAATCCACTGCCGCCGAGGCCGTCCTCGGCCTGCTGCCCGGCAACGGCCGGATCGACGCCGGGACGGTGCGGTTCAAGGGTGAGGACCTCCTGGAGCTGTCCACCGACGAGCGCCAGGACGTCCTCTGGGAGGAGATCGCGTACATCCCCCAGAGCGCGATGGACGCGCTCGATCCGTCGATGAGCTGTGGCGCGCAGATCCGCCAGGCGATCGACAAACACCGAAACGTCTCGACCACGAACGCGCGCGATCGGGTGCGCGAACTGTTCGAGATGGTCGGTCTCGATCCCGACCGGGCCGCCGACTACCCCCACGAGTTCTCCGGCGGGATGCGCCAGCGCGTCACCATCGCGATGGCGCTCGCGCTCGAACCCGACCTGATCGTGGCCGACGAGCCCACCACGGGCCTCGACGTCATCGTTCAGGACAAGATCGTCGACACCATCCTCGACATCCAGGAGCGCATCGACAGTTCGCTCCTGCTCATCACCCATGAGATCGGTGTCATCGCCGAGACCTGCGAGGAGCTCTCCCTGCTCTACGGCGGGAAGGTGATGGAACAGGGCAGCGTCGACAACGTCCTTCTGAACCCCACCAACCCGTACACGATGGGGCTGAAGAACTCCTTCCCCGAGGTCGACGAGCTCGGCGACGATCCGGTGGCGATCCCGGGCTCGCCGCCCGACCTCGGTCAGCCGCCCGAGGGCTGTGCGTTCGTCGATCGGTGTCCATTCGCCACCGAGGAGTGCGAGCGCACGCACCCGCCGCTGGTCGATCTCCCGAACCGCAACCACCGCTCGGCGTGCCACCACGTCGACAGAGCCGCACGGATGCGCAATGCGGCGGACGATCCCGAGACGTGGGGGATCGAGCCCGCCGACGACGAGCACGAGCAAGGAGATACGGCGGAGATCCTGCGCGTCGACGGCCTGGAGAAGTGGTACGGCACGTCCCAGCCGCTGCTCGATCAGCTCCGCGGCGAGGACCCGCCACAGGTGAAAGCCGTCGACGGCGTTTCCTTTTCGGTGCAGCGATCGGAGATCCTCGGCGTCGCCGGCGAGAGCGGCTGCGGGAAGTCGACGCTCGGCGAGACGATCTCACTGCTCGAAGACCCGACCGGTGGCGAGATCGTCTTCGACGGGCAGACCGCCGCGGAGTACAAAAACGGCGGGATGAAGGAGTTCCGGCGGAAGCTCCAGGTCGTCTTTCAGGACCCCTTCGACTCGCTCAACCCGCGTCAAACCGTCGGTCAGCTCGTGACCGAGCCGCTGACGATCCACGGCCTCGCCGAGGGACGGCGCGAGGAAGCCGCGAGCGAGACGCTCGAACGGGTCGGACTGACACCGGCCGACGCCTTCCTCGATCAGTACCCCCACGAGCTGTCGGGCGGCCAGCGCCAGCGCGTCGCGATCGCGCGGGCACTGGTGGTCGATCCCGACTTCCTCGTCTGTGACGAGCCCGCGTCGATGCTTGACGTCTCGCTCAAGGTCAACCTCCTCACGCTGCTGCGCGACCTCGCCGACGAGGACGACATCGGGATCATCTACATCTCACACGACCTCGCGAGCCTCGCCCAGGTCACCGACCGGCTCGCGATCATGTATCTCGGCCGGGTGGTCGAACTCGGGGCGACCGACGAGGTCGTTGCGAACCCGAACCATCCCTACAGCGCGGCGCTGCTCGCGGCCTCGCCCGAAAAGGATCCCTCGGCCGACCGCGATCGCGTGCTGCTCGACGGCGAGCCGCCGGATCCGGTCGATCTCCCCACTGGCTGTGTGTTCGCCCCGCGCTGCCCGAAGGTGAGCGAGGAGTGCTGGGAGGGCGAGCCGGCACTCGACGAGGCGGGCGGCGAGGGCCACACGGCGGCGTGTTACTTCCCGGTCGAGGATGCGCTCGACGCCGATTTCGAGGCGTCCGACGCACCCTCGGAGGAATCGTTTTCGGACTGA